GGCTACCCGGTCGAGGAACTGCGGCAGCTGAATGTCGCGGCGCTGTTCCACCCCGACGACGCCCCCGGGATGGCCGAGCTGTACCGGGGACTGATCGAGGGCAAACACGACAGCGTACGGGTCGAGAAGCGTTACTACCGCAAGGACGGCAGCGCCGTCTGGACGGACCTGGCGGCCTCGCTGATCCGGCACGACGACGGTCGGCCCCGGTTCACCGTCGCCATGGTGGAGGACATCACCGAGCGGTACGAGCTGCAACGCCGGCTACGCTTCCAGGCGCTGCACGACCCGCTCACCGACCTGCCCAACCGGACGCTGTTCTTCGAGACGTTGGACGGGTTGCTGAGCTCGGGAGGCCGGGTCGGGCTCTGCTTCCTCGATCTCGACGGATTCAAGGCGATCAACGACAGCCTCGGCCACGACCTCGGCGACCGGCTGCTCGTGACGATCGCCCGCCGGCTCGCCGGCTGCGTGGCGGAACAGGGCTACCTGGTCGCCCGGATGGGCGGCGACGAGTTCGTCATCCTGGTCGACGGTGCCCCCGGAGTCGACGCCGTGATCGCGGTGGCCGAGGCGGCCCTGGCCGCGGTCTCCGCCCCGGTGTTCGTCGACGACCAGCAGCTGATGGTGTCGGCAAGCATCGGCATCGTCGACTCCGAGCACGTCGGCACCAGCGCCGCCGAGCTGATGAAGGCCGCCGACACCACGCTGTACTGGGCCAAGGCCGAGGGGCGGGGCCGGTGGGCGGCCTACGACCCGGAACGCACCGCCCGGGACATCGCCCGGTCGGCCCTGGTCGCCGGGCTGCCGGTGGCGCTGGAGCGGGGCGAGTTCGTGCTGCACTACCAGCCGATCGTGTCGCTGCTGGACGGACGGATGCTGGCCGTCGAGGCACTGGTCCGCTGGCAGCACCCCGAACTGGGGCTGATCGGCCCGGACCGGTTCATCGGGCTGGCCGAGGAGACCGGCCTGATCGTCCGGCTCGGTGCGTTGGTGCTGCGGCAGGCGTGCCTGGACGCCAAGCGCTGGCACGCCGAGTTCCCCGACGCCCGGCTGGTGGTGAGCGTGAACCTGGCCGCCCGCCAGGCCGACGCCCCGGCGATCGTGGACACCGTGGCCGACGCCCTGGCCAGCAGCGGGCTACCGGCGGAGCTGCTGCAACTGGAGCTGACCGAGAGCGCGGTGATGGGCTCGGCGGGTGAGCCGCTGCGTACGCTGTACCGGCTCGCCGCCCTCGGCGTACGGCTGGCGATCGACGACTTCGGCACCGGCTATTCGAACCTCGCGTACCTGCGCCGGCTGCCGATCACCTGCCTCAAACTGGCCGCGCCCTTCGTCGAGGGCATCCGGGCCGACGAGCCGGACGCCGCCGACCACCGGGACGAGCGGATCGTGGACGCCCTGGTGCGGCTGGCGCACGCCCTGGAACTCTGGGTCACCGCCGAGGGGGTGGAGACCGAGGCGCAGGCCGAGCGGCTACGCGCGCTACGCTGCGACACCGCACAGGGCCGCCTGTTCGGCCCACCCGCACCCGCCGACACCATCTCCACCCGCCTGGATGGCGGGTAAGGAAGGGCCCCCTATTAACGCCTGCGGTAGAGGAAGGGCCCCTTTTTAACAGTTGAAGCGATCGGATGGGGAGCCGACGTGAGCCTGACAGAAACCGGTGCCCTGGTGTCGGTGATCACCGCGTTGGCCATCCTCGCCGGACTGGCCGGGGTGGTGGTGCCCGGCCTGCCGGCGTTGCCGCTGTGCTGGGGCGGGGTACTCGTGTGGGCGTTGTTCGGCGACGCCGGTGCCGGGCGCTGGCTGGTGCTCGCGGCGGCCACCGTGGTCGCCCTGGGCGGCACCGTGGTCAAGTACGCCTGGCCGGGCCGCAACCTCAAGCGGGCCGGCGTGCCCACCTCCACGCTGCTCGTCGGCGCGCTGCTCGGCCTGGTGGGCTTCTTCGTCATCCCGGTCGTCGGGCTGGTCATCGGTTTCGTCGGCGGCATCTTCCTGATGGAACGGTTGCGGCTGGGCGACACCCGGCTGGCCTGGCCGGCGACCAAACAGGCGGTCGGCGCGGCCGGGCTGGCGATGCTTATCGAGTTCCTCGCCGGGGTGGTGATCGGCGTGCTCTGGGTGGCCGGCCTGGTGCTGACCTGAGCCGTGCTGCCGGGCGGCGCGGGGCGAAGCCAGGGTAGGGCGCAGCGCCGTACCCGAGAGAGAGGTGACGTGCCCCGCGCCGCCGCGGCTGCCGGGCCGTTCCGAGGGCCCGGGTCGGCCCGTCGCGATCGGGCCTGGTCACAAGCCCAAGCATGGGGTACGCCCGACCGCCCGGCAAGGCAATTGTGGGTCCGCCGGTCGACGTCACCTGCGCCGAGCCGGCGCGACGGCAGGGTCGGCCGGTCGACGTCAGCTGCGCCGAGCCGGTGCAGCGGCCGGGTCCGCCGGTCGACGTCAGCTGCGCCGAGCCGGCGCGACGGCAGGGGCGGCCGGTCGACGTCAGCTGCGCCGAGCCGGCGCGACGGTCAGTGGGAACGGCACGCCGGTCAGTTCTTCGGACACCCGCCACAGGCGGCGGGCGACGGCGTCGTCCTGGGCGGCCTTGGACCGGCCGACGAGCTTGGGTGCGCCGCGTCCTTGCAGAAAGCCGCCGGGGCCGGCGTAGCTGCCGCCCGGGATGTCGGCCACCGCCGCGTAGAGCGTGGGAAGCGCGCCGTCCTCTTCACTCTGGGCGAACCAGTTGACGGCGGTGGTGTGCAGCAGACGCCTCGGCAGCGGTGCGCCGTCGAGATGCCCGAGCAGGTTGGTGGTCGCCAGACCGGGGTGCGCGGCGGTCGCGAGCACCGGTGCAGCGGCCTCGGTGA
This DNA window, taken from Micromonospora sp. FIMYZ51, encodes the following:
- a CDS encoding EAL domain-containing protein, encoding MAGVDAVGGNAVDRTGAQRYAAEWAKAVRRLGFVPLSAAETERLLLAHTLRLADVLRTGEAVAAVAAEVGRALVAANLTEPEMIEWSVQALADRFPAQVLRVRSAPGAGSGSGGLGDPGESGDAGGSGDAGGLDDAGGLGERIAAAQGGLAAGFARALRDRTFAHQERIARSAWQARDAVEQALRDSEARFRAVFRGAAIGIGIADIDGTIIDVNQPFADMLGYPVEELRQLNVAALFHPDDAPGMAELYRGLIEGKHDSVRVEKRYYRKDGSAVWTDLAASLIRHDDGRPRFTVAMVEDITERYELQRRLRFQALHDPLTDLPNRTLFFETLDGLLSSGGRVGLCFLDLDGFKAINDSLGHDLGDRLLVTIARRLAGCVAEQGYLVARMGGDEFVILVDGAPGVDAVIAVAEAALAAVSAPVFVDDQQLMVSASIGIVDSEHVGTSAAELMKAADTTLYWAKAEGRGRWAAYDPERTARDIARSALVAGLPVALERGEFVLHYQPIVSLLDGRMLAVEALVRWQHPELGLIGPDRFIGLAEETGLIVRLGALVLRQACLDAKRWHAEFPDARLVVSVNLAARQADAPAIVDTVADALASSGLPAELLQLELTESAVMGSAGEPLRTLYRLAALGVRLAIDDFGTGYSNLAYLRRLPITCLKLAAPFVEGIRADEPDAADHRDERIVDALVRLAHALELWVTAEGVETEAQAERLRALRCDTAQGRLFGPPAPADTISTRLDGG
- a CDS encoding DUF456 domain-containing protein, which codes for MSLTETGALVSVITALAILAGLAGVVVPGLPALPLCWGGVLVWALFGDAGAGRWLVLAAATVVALGGTVVKYAWPGRNLKRAGVPTSTLLVGALLGLVGFFVIPVVGLVIGFVGGIFLMERLRLGDTRLAWPATKQAVGAAGLAMLIEFLAGVVIGVLWVAGLVLT